The window GGTTTTGATGTTAGATTCTAATAATTATGCTGTTCCATAGGGATCTCAAGACATCTAATCTTCTCTTGAACAACCGCGGTGAGTTGAAAATATGTGATTTTGGACTCTCTCGTCAATATGGCAGCCCGTTAAAGCCTTACACCCAGTTGGTTGTGACTTTGTGGTACAGGTAAGTCATTAGACAGTCTATAGTTTCATACAATCAGTCTAACTCAAAATTTAACTTATCCATGGTCTTATTACATGCTCCTTATGACTGCAGGGCTCCAGAATTACTTTTAGGTGCAAAGGATTATTCTACTGCTATTGATATGTGGTCATTGGGTTGCATTATGGGAGAACTCTTATCAAAAGGGCCACTGTTCAATGGGAAAAGCGAGATAGATCAACTTGATAAGGTATATGGTTTTGACTTTTGTCTATTCCATATCTTTATTTTGATTAAGGAAATCTTATGATGAAGTGATTTCCATTGCAGATATTTAGAACACTTGGCACGCCTGATGAGAATATATGGCCTGGTTATTCTAAGTTGCCTGGTGCCACCGTCAAATTTGGCAAACAAACGTAAGTGCCAACTCATTTCTTGTTTCTGCTGGTTTATTTATTTGGATCATGCAGTTTCTGTATCATATAAAGTCTTACCACTCATTCCTCCCTCAGGCACAATAGATTAAGGGACAAGTTCCGAGCTGTATCATTCACTGGTGGGCCGATGTTGTCAGAAGCTGGATTTGATCTGCTAAATAGATTACTGACATATGACCCTGAGAAGGTAATACACTTAATAGAGTGATCCATCTGATTCTTGTATCTTCATTTTGTAGCTGACTGAACATGGTTTTTTCATACAGCGTATATCAGCAGAAGATGCCTTGAATCATGAATGGTTTCGCGAACTACCTCTGCCTAGATCAAAGGATTTCATGCCAACATTTCCTGCTCTAAATGAGCAAGACAGGTACGAGTGATTTTGCTTTTTACTTCTAATTTATCATCCTAATTCTGAAATTGGCGTTTTATGTGGTTTGTAATGTTGTATTTGCAAAACATGCAGGCGCTTCAAGAAACATATGAAGAGCCCTGATCCTCTGGAAGAACAACGGATGAAAGAACAAGGGAACAATGGAGATCGTGGCCTTTTTGGCTAATCTTGAACCATCACTATAGGTCTGCTGTGGATGCTAATTTTCAGCGTGGAATCAATGGAAGTACATGTCTTCCAAGGTGAGATATCCACTGGAATGAAGTATCTGTCTTCTTGGTGCCTGCGACAACTGATGGCGTTCTTTAGCAGGCATATGAAGGGGGATAACATGTCTCCTTATGGTCCATGCTAGCTATTATATCATTGCAGGGTTACTGGGTTAGCTCTTTCTCAGACTTCTGGTCACAATCTAATTCACCTGCATTATAAGGTGTGCAGATCTAACCCACCTGCATGATCTGGCCTATTAACTTCTATCTGGTGCACCAGTTTTGCTTCTGAAATTTCTGACTGTAAAGTACCTTAGTTTGGTACTTTGTAAACAATGATCAAcaggacctttttttttctgtgcaaTGAGCACATTTTCTTTTGATCTTCGCATTTTGTTTGCAAGAGATGGATGGAGCAAAAGAGGGAGGGTGCATTATGCTTTTTGACGAGGAAACTGGTACATAGTAATGCAAAATGTAAGGTAATATGCTGAGGCTTATTGTGTCCACTGATGTGGTGTATAAAAATGAAATGTATCTTTAATCTTTTTTACTGTACTTTGCAAGATCACTTCAGTTGCTCCCTGAAGCTGCTTGAAAACTAGCTAATTTATGTAACTGGTCATTATAAAAATGATCCTCCACTTTCTGGAAGGAAACAATACCTGTCAGATTTTTCAATATCACTTGCGTGCTACAATGATGTATTACTGACTCTATCTACTTCTAATCTTGTGTAATAGAAGAACCAATCAATTTAATATCATTTGCTTGCTACAATGATTTATCAGACAATAACTGACTCTTGTCTACTTCTAATCTTGTACAGTATAATAGAAGAAATCAATAATCTAAGGACGTACGATTGTATTAATTTATCTTTGGACCATTTGTCTTGCATCATTTTTTTGTAACAAGTGACAGCCAGGAAGAGttctttgtttttatttatttatttatattttcttcTAATGATCTACCTTTTTAATGATAGGCCGCTAGACTTTTATCAACCAAATCATTATTCATGATAATGGTGAAAGATGTGAAATGTTTTTAACTCTGAGGTGCTGGCTTTTCCCTCATGAAAAGGCAATACTCACTGATCTTTGATTCATTTTGCTATCCTGTTGCCGTATGTTCAGTTCAAATCATTTGCTTGTGCTTTACAGATGATTATAGTGAAATCAGTGATTCTTATGATGTCCATTCTTGCACTTATCATAATAAATCTACATGTCATATTGACTTATCACTAAAGTTCTTGCCAGACCAGTTAATGATGTTCCTTTATGCTAGTTTGAACTTGCTGGAGAGTTGATTGGGTTCACTGTAAACAACTAAGTGTTCTGTGACACATCTGCAGCTTAAGCTGTGGCTATACCGAGACAGGAAGCTTGATGGACGTATCTAATTGACTTATTTGTGGAAGGCTTCGAGTCTTCATCTGTGATCTGTTACTGTTGTGAATTCTAGTGGTCAGTCTGCTATCTTATTTCTCAATATATTGGTGATCAGTATGCTTCTTGCTAGTAGCTTCTTTTGTAGCTGTacacctgtttttttttttcaatgacaGATATATTCTTGACATGTTATATTTTCAGTCCTGCCCATCCACATATGTGGGACATGATTTTAGTACGAGTTACCAGCCTAGATGTGTGGATGAATCAGGATTTTGGGCAATCCATAATTTCTTGTATCTCCTTGTGTCCATGCCTGCAAGTACAGCTGTGTGTTATCCTGCAGAACCTTTCGTTCTTTTGTTATTCTTTTTCAAGTAGAATCATGTTGAAGAATTGCTTGCATTTGATAAAATAATATTGAGTCTGGATTCTGCAACTGGAAACTCATTGTAGACTGGTAGAAACAAGGAAAACTGTGCTTTTGTAATTCATTTCCACAAATCATTTACTCTTACTCCTACCTTTTTCCTTTATGTTTTAGTAAGATGCAGACTGACCAAGAACAACGTTGAGGCGCAGGACTTGTCATGGTTGTCCAGTATTTTCGAAGGTTGATTCTATCAATTCCGCCTgccttttatatatatttacaatTACCCACATTCCTTGCCAGTTGACACCATGATCCTACTTTTTATCTTCTGCTTTACAATCTTTCAGTGCTGCTTTGCTAATTTTCTACTGTGCTACTATCAAATTGCATGCTTTACTGGCACTATTTTCACTAATTATTTCTCTTGCGCACCTGTGAAAAGTTTGATGCCCCTGTGGCTAATAACTTTTTTAGTGTCATGGGTTACTTGTTTTAAACTTATAAGTAAATATTCTATTGAGTGAAAGGCTTGAAAATTTTGTCACCAAGATGCGAACGACCATTAAATACTCAGCACAGTTAAGGCTTGGAAAATAAGGTTACATGTTTAGCATGACAGTGCGTGAAGTAGAGAAAAAAGCGCTGTCAGCAATTATGCTTTCCTGAAGCAAATCGATGTTTCTGGTATTCGAACTTTTAGGGCATACAAAACAGTCTTTATAGCAGGCTCTTGGGGGTACCACCTAAGCTCAGTTAATATCAACTCTCTGTAGACTCTTAGCGCCAGATAATAGGGAATTTCCTCGCATGAGGCTAGATAAAGGAAAGAAgaataatgataaaaatattttggtgGATTCATGGTTAGAGCCTCTGTTGTCTCAATTGTTATAAGAGGATAGTCTCTAAGATGATGTGTATTACCAAGGAACCCATACTAGGCTCAACTGTTGTACTTGCCATACTACCTCCGTTGTAAATAAGTGCATTTCTGGTTTCCTAAGTCAAACTAtcctaattttaaccaaattcatAGAAAAAACAATACTCCAATAATTACTATTCAAATGAGCATCATTAGTTCCATTGTGAAATATATTCATAGTTTTACTTATTTGACATGGTAGACATTATTACTCTTATCTATAAACTTATGCATTTGATTTAGTAGAAAACTACAAacgcacttattttaggatggaggtagtagtagttTGTCTAAATGAGAAACGTATCCATGACAGTCACACTCACACACTTTACTCCATTTCCTTAATACAAAGAACAATCTTACCAACCATGCTTGGTTCTACCAGTATCAACACTCTATTCTTCTTGTCGTGTCATGGATCTGCACTGCATCTTTTCTAATGTCTTTGCATTTACTTGTTTTAACTGTCCCTTTGTTTGTGTCCCCTGCAAACCTCGTGCAAAGCGACAATGGGCCATACTCCGAGTTGCAGAGGCAACAAGTTCTCTACGTCTCCTATCGTATGTCTGACCATTTTGTAGGAGCGGAGTTCAGGGACCTTTGTCAAGGCAGGCGGCCGGATTTCTTGTTTCCGGTGCTGCAATATGCTCAGGCGcgttccttttttcttttttttttggagaacttAGCCACTAGGTAAAGGTTGTAAAATGCCGTAGCATCTGTTCTCTGTAAATACGACTGGGTGAATACAGTGAATTGGTATGTTTCACTTTCGTCGATTTGTTGGTTTGAACCGTGTCTGAAGTTCACAAATCTGTACACTATCATGCTGCATCAGTCGAATCTCTGGGAAACGGAATGGTCATCAGACGTCTTTTGAGAATTTGAGATCTCCGAGCACTATGTATAAGATGTATTAGAACGTGTCTTTTTTTCTGAACACGTACTTGAATTCCAATCACTATACTTTGTCATTTCACAAACAAATATACTAGATTGAAATTGACGAGAAACGCATCCCCAGTTTCCCTACGGAGAAGTACCATCCAAACAACCATGCGTATCGAGGTCTGAAGATGCAAAACCTGTGGCTTTCAGTTTCTACTTTCAGTTTCCACAGTCCAGTGCTCTCTGCTTAGGTGGCCACTGGAGGAGGAGGTATTGCAGCAGAGCAGGTAGCAactggtgggccccacacccTGAGTGTCCTCCTCCAGAACTATAGACAACCAAATGGGCCGGAGGCACGTGGGCCGGCCCGGGCACGGCGGTACTGTggccggcccaggcacggcacggcccgttagccGTCGTGCCGAGCTGGCACGGCCCGACGTggccggccgtgcctgggccgacgcCTCGGCCCggcgtgccggcacggcccggcacgactACTgtagcgggccggcacggcacggcccggcgcGGCACGGCCCGCAACGGTAGCATGCCGTTCGAATTTTgaacgcgcggcgcgcgcgcggggagggggggcCGGGCGGGCGGGCTGCGGGCCCgtggcgcgcgcgggcgcggggggaggggggccgGCCGGGCTGCCGGGCACgtggcgcgcgcgggcgcggggggagggggggccgGCCGGGCTGCCGGGCACGTGGCTCGCCCGGGCGCatcggtggggggggggggggcgcccaCGTGGCGCGCGTTGGATGGTGGTGGGGTTGAAATTTTGCAACGGTTACCCCGCAACGGCTACTTCAACggctaaaatttgaaaataaccgttggaggtcgaaaaaaattcaaaaatatatgaaaaaaaactcaaaaattAGGAAATTTTTTCCTATAAATAGGGTAGCCAACCCAAACATTCTGGCTCATCCAAACATTCAATCTTGTGCTCTCTTGTGGTATTTTGTGTGTTGTAGGTTACGACTTTACGGTCTTCCgaatttttggcaaaatttctCTAAATATtgccaaaaataaaaataactagGGGAAGACATATATTCCTATTTGTAAGCTGCAAACAAAGAGTTGAAGAAGGTaagaaattattattattattattattagtgtTATTATTTACGTATATGTTAATTTTGAAATTTCAGCATGGACGATCCGAATTACCCAATATTTGACATGAGCGAGTACGACCCAAATTTCGGCATGGAGCAAGGTGGCAGCATCCCTGCACCGATGCCGGAAGAACCTGCAACCACACAGGTGGCTTCAGAAGGATCAGGAACTGTGGCCGCGAGTGGGTCAACGGCCTCGTCCTCTAAAAGATCGAGAACTTCCACCGTATGGCAAAATTTTGATGAGATCAAGGAGACCGGCCCTGATGGTAAAGAGGTAACGTTGGCTAGATGTAAAATATGCAGAACTAAATTATCTGGAAAATCTTCAAGTGGAACAGGACATTTAAGTCGGCATGCGGCGTCGTGTGCTAAGAAGCAAGGCATCCAACTGCGACAACAACAACTGATATTGAATCCTGATGGTACGGTACGTTCGTGGGAGTACGATCCTCAGGTTGCACGAGAATCTCTTACTCGATTAATTGCTAGACAAGATTTACCCCTAAATTTTGGTGAGTCAACTgcatttgaaaaatatattcaaactGCTCATAACCCTAGGTTTAAATCTGTTAGTTCTCAAACCACGACCCGTGATTTAAGAAAGTTCTATAAACAAGGTCGTGATACACTGAAAGAATTATTTAACACTTGCACATTTTCTGTTAGTATCACATCTGATATTTGGAGTGGTAAGGCCAAGGAAGACTACATAAGTGTAGTTGCTCACTTTGTTGATGATAATTGGGAAATTCAGAAAAGAATCATTGCTTTAAAATTAATAGATGTTGCACATACTGCTGATAATATCGCGGAAAGAATTTCCATGGTTGTTCAAGAGTTTGACcttacaaataaaattttcgCTATAACACTAGATAATGCAGCTGCTAACTCTAGGGCCATGGAAATTCTACAACCTGTATTCTCTGTCTATGGTCAATCATTTCTTTTACATCAACGTTGTGCATGTCATATCATTAATCTGATAGTTAAAACTGGTTTTAAGAGGGTATCTACACATATTGATTCTGTGCGTGAGGCAATCTCATGGTTATTTGCCTCAAACCCACGGGTTGCAAAATGGAAAAGATTTTGCGATGCATCGGGTATGAAGCCCCGTAAGTTCCGCACGGATACAGATCATCGATGGAATACCACGTACCTAATGTTGAGGCATGTGTTGCCTTATAAGGATTTACTAACCGTTTTTTTGCAGTCTAATAATGCTACGAACAGTGATGGGCAACTAATAATGTCCGAGCCAACTTGGTATGTAGTAGAAAAGTTTGCTGCATTTCTTGAGATATTTCACGATGCCACTGTTGCTTTATCTGGAGTTTATTATCCAACTGCTAATTTAATGTTGCACAAAATCCTTGAAATTGCTACTTTATTACAAGAAAATGAGAATGACCACCTACTATCTGCTGCAGTCTTTcatatgaaacaaaaatatcttaaatattGGAAGGAAATCCCTGTACTGTATGCTTTTGCATTTATTCTTGATCCTAGGGGTAAATTACGGGGATTGGTTAATATGTTGAATATTATTGGAGAGATAATGAACATAGATTATACTAACTATTATTCTGATGTTAAGACTAAATTATATGAGACATTTGCCAAGTATGAGAATAAGTTTCAGGGACTTCGCCTACAAAGACCCCCAACTGTCTCTGTCGCTGGTAAGAAGAAAATACAATGGGGACGGATTTGGGGTGGTAGTTCCTCTTCCACTCCTGCTGGGAGTTCCGCTTCAGGAACAACTGGTACTTTTCAAGGCACCCAAGAATTGTCCTCCTACTTAGACAGTGACTGTACCAGCACTGAAGATCTCAACGTCCTTGGATGGTGGAATGATCACAAGACCCAATATCCCGTGCTCtcaaaactagcacgggatgtgttCACGGTGCCCGTTTCTACCGTATCCTCTGAATCGGCCTTCAGTACATGCGGAAGAATTATTGAGGACCGACGAAGAAATCTAAGCAGCGATATGGTGGAAATGCTGCTCATCGTCAAAGACTGGGAGCTAGCTGCTGAACGTGCTCAACACTCCGCAGAGAACTTGGAATTGGTTGCTCAGTTCGAAGATCTCTACATCGATACAGATGCACAAGATTAGCTAGTTTTTTCTAATAATTTTCGACTTATAGGCTGTACTCTtttttctttgtcatggttttctcaaatatgagtttttacatgacaaagtttttaacgaggcagccatgtaatatcaaaattaataaatatcatTATTCCATTTTTCTCATATTCTTTATATTTATTTAgctttttcctattttttataatcatcttttttatatttatgtacctaatttcctatttttttctaaattataatcatattttttattttcccttttttccttttttttaattttccccctattttcccttttttttaattttttccctATTTTCCTCActgttttttcatttttttattttttccctatttttccctcttttcctccttttttccccttttttttctctattttccGGATTCCCGGGCTGCGGCCGGCCCACGTGcccccgccggcccgcgtgctgattcgtgcccgtgccggcccggcacggcacggcagcgtggtgggccgtgcctgggccgcgCACGCGGcacgcgggccggcacggcacggcccgctacAGGACACGTGccgtaacgggccgtgccgtaacgggccgtgccgattCGTGCCGTGGGCCGTGCCAGCCCGGCCGGCCCACCTGGCTGTCTATATCCAGAACAGTCATCACTATTCACTCCTCTCCTTTCCCATTCTGTTTCTCTTCTGTTGGCTCATCGTTGGTTTCGCCCATATTCCTCTTCTTGAAGGGGATCGCTGATCAGCAAGGTACTCTCTCTTCGATCCCcttcccccccctctctctctctctctctctctctctctctccgcgcgCGGCCTGTCGCGGCTGTTGGGCTCTGCCTCGCGTGCCGCTCGCCGTGCTCCGTGATTACTTCTGTGCTCGTCAGGCTTCCTtcgccgtcgtcatcctcgCGCTCGCGCGACAGAATATCTCATGATCGATCCGTGGTGACGTTCCGACACGCGGTCGGTGG of the Oryza sativa Japonica Group chromosome 2, ASM3414082v1 genome contains:
- the LOC136355159 gene encoding zinc finger BED domain-containing protein RICESLEEPER 1-like yields the protein MDDPNYPIFDMSEYDPNFGMEQGGSIPAPMPEEPATTQVASEGSGTVAASGSTASSSKRSRTSTVWQNFDEIKETGPDGKEVTLARCKICRTKLSGKSSSGTGHLSRHAASCAKKQGIQLRQQQLILNPDGTVRSWEYDPQVARESLTRLIARQDLPLNFGESTAFEKYIQTAHNPRFKSVSSQTTTRDLRKFYKQGRDTLKELFNTCTFSVSITSDIWSGKAKEDYISVVAHFVDDNWEIQKRIIALKLIDVAHTADNIAERISMVVQEFDLTNKIFAITLDNAAANSRAMEILQPVFSVYGQSFLLHQRCACHIINLIVKTGFKRVSTHIDSVREAISWLFASNPRVAKWKRFCDASGMKPRKFRTDTDHRWNTTYLMLRHVLPYKDLLTVFLQSNNATNSDGQLIMSEPTWYVVEKFAAFLEIFHDATVALSGVYYPTANLMLHKILEIATLLQENENDHLLSAAVFHMKQKYLKYWKEIPVLYAFAFILDPRGKLRGLVNMLNIIGEIMNIDYTNYYSDVKTKLYETFAKYENKFQGLRLQRPPTVSVAGKKKIQWGRIWGGSSSSTPAGSSASGTTGTFQGTQELSSYLDSDCTSTEDLNVLGWWNDHKTQYPVLSKLARDVFTVPVSTVSSESAFSTCGRIIEDRRRNLSSDMVEMLLIVKDWELAAERAQHSAENLELVAQFEDLYIDTDAQD